GCAGAAGTTTCTGCAGCATCTTGCAATCCTTTGACCACAGATGATCGAATTGCAGCTGCATTGGCAGATGAGATTGACATCTTTGCGTGGACGGGCCAAAATGATACTGAATATTACGAATGCTTAGATTCGGTCATTGCTTCTAAGCCGCAGATTACCATTGATGATGGGTGTGATTTGATCCATTTATTCCATACGAAATATGCAGATCAATTGGATGATGTAATCGGTGGATGTGAAGAAACGACAACAGGAATAATTCGGTTAGAAGCCATGAAAAAGGATGGTGAATTGAAATTGCCAGTGATGGCTGTGAATAATGCCCATTCTAAATATTTATTTGATAATCGCTATGGTACGGGTCAGAGCGTAATAGAAGGCATCCTGAATGCCACCAATACATTAATCGCGGGAAAGACAATTGTAGTGGTGGGTTATGGTTGGTGCGGTCGAGGTATCGCCAATCGCTTAAAAGGACTTGGGGCAAAAGTTATTGTGGTCGAAACCGCAGATGAAAACCCCGGTGGTTCTTCCGGATATC
The nucleotide sequence above comes from Candidatus Neomarinimicrobiota bacterium. Encoded proteins:
- a CDS encoding adenosylhomocysteinase yields the protein MSKVKDMGLAVEGKRLLDWAESNMPVLASIRERFEKEKPLANIRIGVALHLEKKTGILLKTLVAGGAEVSAASCNPLTTDDRIAAALADEIDIFAWTGQNDTEYYECLDSVIASKPQITIDDGCDLIHLFHTKYADQLDDVIGGCEETTTGIIRLEAMKKDGELKLPVMAVNNAHSKYLFDNRYGTGQSVIEGILNATNTLIAGKTIVVVGYGWCGRGIANRLKGLGAKVIVVETADENPGGSSGYHRALEASYDGCWVMPMDEAAPKGDIFITATGNKHVISGAHLDKMKDGAILANS